One genomic segment of Acinetobacter oleivorans DR1 includes these proteins:
- a CDS encoding glutathione S-transferase family protein, whose product MISVHHLECSRSFRILWALEELSLDYDIHYYQRLPNYSAPETLKCIHPLGKAPILTDDEQVIAESAVILEYLQQRYDQKQQFKPTQPQDLQQYIYWMHYAEGSLMPLLVMTLVMNSVNKHVPWLIQPVAKRITEGVKANFVRPRMKDHISFLENYLAEHEYFAGDFSFADIQMSFPLEALQSRLQGKYPNIQAFLHRIQQRPAFQKAKQKGMGTNERNCADI is encoded by the coding sequence ATGATTAGTGTACACCACCTGGAATGTTCGCGATCGTTTCGAATTTTATGGGCTTTAGAAGAGTTAAGCTTAGATTATGATATTCATTATTATCAACGCTTACCTAACTATTCCGCTCCAGAAACATTGAAATGTATTCATCCTTTAGGTAAAGCTCCAATTTTGACTGATGATGAGCAAGTCATCGCAGAATCTGCTGTGATTTTGGAATATCTACAGCAGCGTTATGATCAGAAGCAGCAATTTAAACCTACACAGCCCCAAGATTTACAGCAGTATATTTACTGGATGCACTATGCTGAAGGTTCACTTATGCCACTATTAGTCATGACTTTAGTCATGAATAGTGTAAACAAGCATGTGCCATGGTTAATTCAACCAGTAGCAAAAAGAATCACGGAAGGCGTGAAGGCAAATTTTGTTCGTCCACGTATGAAAGATCATATTAGTTTTTTAGAAAACTATTTGGCAGAGCATGAATATTTCGCAGGCGATTTTTCATTTGCTGATATTCAAATGAGTTTCCCACTGGAAGCTTTGCAATCACGTTTGCAAGGGAAATATCCTAATATTCAGGCTTTTTTACATCGTATTCAGCAAAGACCCGCATTTCAGAAAGCGAAACAAAAGGGAATGGGTACTAATGAAAGGAATTGTGCTGATATTTAA
- a CDS encoding SPOR domain-containing protein has product MFGKTQRGVSERPNKPKKPLIPKWLGTLVAILAVLCIAVVLMLWKPWQPVPAKNQITSEHYQEEDTNKDYRFYDLLPQQQVTPIPEQAIPESKNQGTAMIVEAPSAAQPAASESAGIDANPSATAPQQPTYILQVRSYNDPDQADARRAEIILNGLSADVVKSSENGQIWYRVISGPYDSQDAALAAQQTLQHSGIDSIVIKRK; this is encoded by the coding sequence GTGTTTGGCAAAACGCAACGCGGTGTATCTGAAAGACCTAACAAGCCTAAAAAGCCCCTAATTCCTAAATGGTTAGGGACACTTGTCGCTATTTTGGCGGTCTTATGTATCGCTGTAGTGCTTATGCTTTGGAAACCTTGGCAACCTGTTCCCGCAAAAAATCAGATTACCTCTGAACACTATCAAGAAGAAGATACCAATAAAGACTATCGTTTCTACGATCTATTACCTCAACAACAAGTAACCCCTATTCCGGAACAGGCAATTCCTGAAAGCAAAAATCAAGGTACAGCCATGATTGTTGAGGCACCAAGTGCAGCTCAACCAGCAGCTTCAGAAAGTGCAGGAATTGATGCTAATCCATCAGCCACTGCTCCTCAGCAGCCTACCTATATTTTACAAGTTCGCAGCTATAACGATCCCGATCAGGCTGACGCTCGCCGTGCAGAAATTATTTTGAATGGCTTATCTGCAGATGTAGTCAAAAGTAGTGAAAATGGGCAAATATGGTACCGCGTTATTTCAGGTCCTTATGACTCCCAAGATGCTGCATTGGCCGCTCAACAAACCTTACAACACAGTGGCATTGATTCTATCGTGATCAAACGCAAGTAA
- the argS gene encoding arginine--tRNA ligase has protein sequence MNTAIQAALDHAVQTLQQEGVLPSDWKNTSNLTRTKDRSHGDFASNIAMIGSKAAGMKPRDLAEKVLAALPEVTDISKAEIAGPGFINFFLNADQRFAILDQIQAQKEIFGRSQANAAKKIQVEFVSANPTSSLHVGHGRGAAYGMTVATLLEATGAKVDREYYVNDAGRQMDILATSTYLRYLELLGQNLVFPKNAYQGDYVKEIAQTIIDKDGDAYLREVADVYKDVPEDVQYAEELDSDGNKVVLSGDKEKHIDGLIANSQQLLGEGYRVFHQAALHAILDDIKDDLADFGVTFNQWFSEASLSAKIDEALETLDQRGFLYEKDGNIWFKSTEFGDEKDRVVKRRNGQTTYFASDIAYHLNKLQRGYTDLIDIWGSDHHGYISRVKAAIDAMGYDSKKLTVLLVQFVSLWRGGEMVQMSSRSGQFVTLRDLRKEVGNDAARFYYVMRKSEQHIDFDLDLAVSQSKDNAVYYIQYAHARICRMLEKAASTNLPFDVNTARPHAARLSLDAETEILAKLAAYPDAVLRAANAYEPHQLGNYLKELAALFHGWYNEHKVLSDDAELTQARLLLSINVQQVLRNGLELLGVSAPESM, from the coding sequence ATGAATACGGCAATACAAGCAGCTCTCGACCATGCAGTGCAAACTCTTCAACAAGAAGGGGTGCTTCCTTCCGACTGGAAAAACACAAGCAACTTAACACGCACCAAAGACCGAAGCCATGGCGACTTTGCTTCTAATATTGCCATGATCGGCTCGAAAGCTGCTGGTATGAAACCACGTGATTTAGCTGAGAAAGTTCTAGCTGCATTACCAGAAGTTACAGATATCAGCAAAGCTGAAATCGCAGGACCTGGTTTTATTAACTTCTTTTTAAATGCAGACCAGCGCTTTGCTATTCTTGATCAAATTCAAGCACAAAAAGAAATCTTTGGTCGCAGCCAAGCGAATGCGGCGAAAAAGATCCAAGTTGAATTTGTTTCTGCAAATCCAACGTCTAGTCTACATGTAGGACATGGTCGTGGTGCTGCATATGGTATGACTGTTGCTACGTTACTTGAAGCAACAGGTGCTAAAGTTGACCGTGAATACTATGTAAATGATGCTGGCCGTCAAATGGATATTTTGGCGACTTCTACTTATTTACGCTATTTAGAATTACTTGGTCAAAACCTTGTATTTCCAAAAAATGCTTATCAAGGCGATTACGTTAAAGAAATCGCACAGACTATTATTGATAAAGATGGCGATGCCTACCTTCGTGAAGTGGCTGATGTCTACAAAGATGTGCCAGAAGACGTACAATATGCAGAAGAACTAGATAGCGACGGCAATAAAGTCGTTTTATCTGGGGACAAAGAAAAACATATTGATGGCCTTATTGCCAATTCACAACAATTGTTAGGTGAAGGCTACCGTGTATTCCACCAAGCTGCTCTTCATGCCATTTTAGATGACATTAAAGATGACCTTGCTGACTTCGGTGTAACTTTCAATCAATGGTTTAGCGAAGCGTCTCTTAGTGCAAAAATTGATGAAGCGTTAGAAACACTTGATCAACGTGGCTTCCTTTATGAAAAAGATGGCAACATCTGGTTTAAATCAACTGAATTTGGTGATGAAAAAGACCGTGTTGTTAAACGTCGTAATGGCCAAACTACATACTTTGCATCAGACATTGCATATCACTTGAATAAATTACAACGTGGTTATACAGACCTAATCGACATTTGGGGTTCTGACCACCACGGTTATATTTCTCGTGTAAAAGCGGCAATTGATGCGATGGGTTACGACTCTAAAAAATTAACTGTACTTTTAGTTCAGTTCGTAAGTCTATGGCGTGGTGGCGAGATGGTTCAAATGTCATCTCGTTCAGGTCAGTTCGTGACTTTACGTGACTTGCGTAAAGAAGTGGGCAATGATGCGGCTCGTTTTTACTATGTAATGCGTAAGAGCGAACAACACATCGACTTTGACCTTGACCTTGCTGTGTCACAAAGTAAAGACAATGCTGTGTATTACATCCAATATGCGCATGCACGTATTTGCCGCATGTTAGAAAAAGCAGCAAGCACAAACTTACCATTCGATGTAAACACTGCTCGCCCGCATGCGGCACGCTTGTCTCTTGATGCTGAAACTGAAATTCTTGCTAAATTAGCAGCTTATCCAGATGCAGTGTTGCGAGCTGCAAATGCGTATGAACCACATCAGTTGGGTAACTATTTGAAAGAGTTAGCTGCCTTATTCCACGGTTGGTACAATGAACATAAAGTATTAAGCGACGATGCCGAGCTTACACAAGCACGTTTATTACTTTCAATCAATGTACAACAAGTGTTGCGCAATGGTTTAGAATTGCTTGGTGTATCTGCACCAGAATCTATGTAA